The stretch of DNA TCAGTGCCAATAGCCCGGCAAAGACTACCGTTTGTGGCCGATATAAATAGACGCAACGCCGAAGGTAAGCGGTATACATTTCGTATTCGTAAAACCAGCCGCTTCGTAAATGCGCAGAAAGTCAGAACCGTCGGGAAACGCCTGCACCGACTCGGGCAGGTAGGTATAAGCCGACGAATCTTTACTGACCACGCGCCCAATGAGCGGCAGGATGGTTCGGGAGTAAAAACCGTATAGTTGTTTAAACGGAAACTGACGCGGGTTCGAGAACTCCAGCACCACACACACGCCACCGGGGCGCGTTACGCGGTGCATATCGGTCAGCCCTTTTTGCAGGTTCTCAAAGTTACGTACACCAAATGCAACGATGACAGCATCAAAATCATTGTCTGGCAGGGGTAAACCTTCTGAATCCCCCAGCCGCATCTCGATGATCTGATCGACCCCGCGTTTCTTCATTTTCTCCCGTCCTACGCTCAGCATGCCTT from Spirosoma montaniterrae encodes:
- the ubiE gene encoding bifunctional demethylmenaquinone methyltransferase/2-methoxy-6-polyprenyl-1,4-benzoquinol methylase UbiE, with translation MIVPYKEKATSKREQVAEMFDNISPKYDLLNHVLSGGIDILWRKRAIRELRKALAPNAPKRILDIATGTGDFALEALALKPEKIVGMDISEGMLSVGREKMKKRGVDQIIEMRLGDSEGLPLPDNDFDAVIVAFGVRNFENLQKGLTDMHRVTRPGGVCVVLEFSNPRQFPFKQLYGFYSRTILPLIGRVVSKDSSAYTYLPESVQAFPDGSDFLRIYEAAGFTNTKCIPLTFGVASIYIGHKR